A part of Saccharomyces paradoxus chromosome I, complete sequence genomic DNA contains:
- a CDS encoding DUP/COS family protein (integral membrane protein~similar to YAR028W) has protein sequence MQTPSENTDVKLGTLNEPSAHLIEENVALPKEIFHSHLSYSIYEMAHCTPIKILALVIGVLVLIIIFFHDNDVCTIISGISLLTSIIILMIVLIAVSVEISDRDFKIKLLLEVITRKPAGKGWRAVAYNMNQYLFDEGLWYTPYYFYCGRKCQCYFNGLIKIKELNTYPSSSMNDEENTQPGAQPDMSANEVARSYIYSPDPILEAYFVKAAEIDKEAQREYWKRQYPEAALP, from the coding sequence ATGCAAACCCCTTCAGAGAATACCGACGTCAAGTTGGGTACACTCAACGAACCTAGTGCACATTTAATCGAGGAAAACGTGGCTCTTCCTAAGGAAATATTTCACTCGCACTTAAGTTATTCGATCTATGAAATGGCTCACTGTACACCAATCAAGATTTTGGCCCTGGTAATCGGCGTTTTGGTTTTgataattatttttttccatgaTAACGACGTTTGCACTATAATCTCAGGGATATCCCTTTTAACATCTATTATCATTTTAATGATCGTATTGATTGCAGTGTCGGTAGAGATCAGTGATAGggatttcaaaattaaacTTTTATTAGAAGTCATCACACGCAAGCCAGCGGGAAAAGGATGGAGAGCTGTTGCATACAATATGAATCAGTATCTTTTTGATGAAGGGCTGTGGTATACTCCATATTACTTCTACTGTGGTCGAAAATGCCAGTGTTACTTCAATGGTctcatcaaaatcaaagagcTCAACACATATCCAAGTTCGTCTATGAACGATGAAGAGAATACGCAGCCAGGCGCACAGCCAGACATGTCAGCAAATGAGGTAGCAAGATCTTATATTTATAGCCCTGACCCAATTTTAGAAGCATATTTTGTCAAAGCAGCTGaaattgataaagaagCCCAGCGTGAGTATTGGAAAAGGCAATACCCAGAGGCTGCTTTACCTTAG
- the MST28 gene encoding DUP240 family protein MST28 (integral membrane protein, involved in vesicle formation~similar to YAR033W) has protein sequence MEAPSEITDSKSDTSKGLDAQLIEKNVALPKDIFRSYLSYLIYDMLHYKPIMVLGAVSVGSVLSIVFLHDNIACVVISAVLAGISLFALMILGDGYLKPVSRRDFSAELLVEVITRKPAVEGKEWKIITYKMNQYLFNHGQWHTPYYFYGDENCYRYFLSLIEGTTAKKQTPTSIGYSTGTQLNSSVTAESEDAIESVPPSPGLNYQNFLLKAAEIEQQAQENYWRRRHPNIDALLKKTK, from the coding sequence ATGGAAGCCCCTTCAGAAATTACCGATTCCAAATCAGATACATCGAAGGGCCTAGATGCTCAATTAATCGAGAAAAATGTTGCTCTTCCTAAAGACATATTCCGTTCGTATCTGAGTTATTTGATCTATGATATGCTTCATTATAAACCGATAATGGTTCTGGGCGCGGTATCCGTGGGTTCAGTTTTATCGATCGTGTTTTTGCACGACAACATCGCTTGCGTTGTCATTTCCGCAGTACTGGCTGGTATTTCCTTGTTCGCTTTAATGATTCTAGGTGATGGTTATCTAAAGCCGGTCAGTCGTCGAGATTTCAGTGCTGAGCTTTTAGTAGAAGTCATCACACGTAAACCAGCGGTAGAAGGGAAAGAATGGAAGATTATCACATACAAAATGAACCAATATCTGTTTAATCATGGACAATGGCATACACCGTACTACTTTTACGGCGACGAAAATTGCTACCGTTATTTTCTAAGCCTTATTGAAGGAACCACTGCCAAGAAGCAAACACCCACATCAATTGGCTATTCTACAGGCACGCAGTTGAATTCATCGGTCACCGCTGAATCTGAAGATGCCATTGAGTCTGTTCCTCCTAGTCCCGGACTGAATTATCAAAACTTCCTCCTCAAGGCAGCGGAGATCGAACAACAAGCTCAAGAAAATTACTGGCGAAGGCGACATCCCAATATCGATGCGCTCCTTAAAAAGACGAAATAG
- the YAT1 gene encoding carnitine O-acetyltransferase YAT1 (Outer mitochondrial carnitine acetyltransferase~similar to YAR035W) produces the protein MPNLKRLPVPPLQDTLNRYLARVEPLQDERQNRRTRRTVLSAENLDALNTLHERLLEYDTRLAANNPESSYIEQFWYDAYLLYDATVVLNVNPYFQLQDDPTIKDTPETAAQGPYGAHTVQVRRAARLTTSILKFIRQIRHGTLRADTVRGKTPLSMDQYERLFGSSRIPPGPGEPSCHLQTDATSHHVVAMYRGQFYWFDVLDTRNEPIFATPEQLEWNLYSIIMDAESAGSGSAPFGVFTTESRRVWSNIRDYLFHAEDCTNWRNLKLIDSALFVVCLDDVAFAADQQDELTRSMLCGTSNINLDPRQHQPPLNVQTGTCLNRWYDKLQLIVTKNGKAGINFEHTGVDGHTVLRLATDIYTDSILSFARGVTKNVVDIFSDDNNNNNNNDNKLSSLASAAHSANLITIPRKLEWRTDNFLQSSLHFAETRISDLISQYEFVNLDFSNYGASHIKTLFKCSPDAFVQQVFQVAYFALYGRFETVYEPAMTKAFQNGRTEAIRSVTEQSKLFVKSLLDQDASDASKIQLLHDACTAHSQITRECSQGLGQDRHLYALYCIWNQWYKDKADLPPIFQDKSWTTMQNNVLSTSNCGNPCLKSFGFGPVTANGFGIGYIIRDHSISVVVSSRHRQTARFASLMEKSLLEIDRIFKRQQARAAKPVARATAGANTKSEDMKYLLSGYDYFDVSVSG, from the coding sequence ATGCCAAACTTAAAGAGACTACCTGTTCCGCCACTACAGGACACCCTTAATCGCTACCTGGCACGCGTGGAACCACTGCAGGACGAGCGCCAAAACCGCCGTACGCGCCGCACCGTGCTCTCCGCAGAAAACCTGGACGCACTGAACACGCTGCACGAGCGGCTGCTAGAATACGACACACGGCTCGCTGCAAACAACCCAGAGTCCTCATACATCGAACAGTTCTGGTATGATGCATACCTGCTGTATGATGCAACCGTCGTTCTTAACGTCAACCCCTACTTCCAGCTGCAGGACGACCCAACCATCAAAGACACTCCAGAGACCGCGGCACAAGGCCCCTATGGCGCACACACAGTGCAAGTACGTCGTGCTGCACGACTCACCACTTCGATCCTCAAATTCATTCGCCAGATCCGCCATGGCACGCTCCGCGCGGACACCGTGCGCGGCAAAACACCCTTGTCGATGGACCAGTATGAGCGGCTATTCGGCTCCAGTAGAATCCCTCCGGGTCCCGGCGAGCCCTCTTGCCACTTGCAAACAGACGCCACATCACATCACGTGGTGGCAATGTATCGTGGTCAGTTCTACTGGTTCGACGTGTTGGACACGCGCAACGAGCCCATCTTTGCCACCCCAGAACAGCTGGAGTGGAACCTTTATTCGATCATCATGGACGCGGAATCCGCTGGAAGCGGATCCGCGCCCTTTGGTGTGTTCACTACAGAGTCGCGTCGTGTATGGTCCAACATCAGAGACTATCTGTTCCATGCCGAGGACTGTACCAACTGGCGCAATCTCAAGCTGATCGACTCCGCGTTGTTCGTGGTCTGTCTCGACGACGTGGCTTTTGCCGCGGACCAACAGGACGAGCTCACGCGTTCGATGCTGTGCGGGACTTCCAACATCAATCTCGATCCGCGCCAACACCAGCCACCATTGAACGTGCAAACGGGTACCTGTCTCAACCGCTGGTACGACAAGTTACAACTGATCGTGACCAAGAACGGTAAGGCGGGCATCAACTTCGAACACACCGGTGTAGATGGCCACACCGTGCTCCGGCTCGCTACAGACATCTACACAGATTCGATCTTGAGCTTCGCACGCGGCGTAACCAAGAACGTCGTCGACATCTTTAGCGAcgacaacaacaacaacaacaacaacgaTAACAAACTATCGTCCCTCGCTTCGGCGGCTCACTCCGCCAACTTGATCACTATCCCTCGTAAACTGGAATGGCGCACCGACAATTTTTTGCAATCTTCGTTGCACTTTGCCGAGACGCGCATCTCGGACTTGATCTCGCAATACGAGTTTGTCAATCTTGACTTCTCCAACTACGGTGCCTCCCACATCAAGACACTGTTCAAATGCTCCCCAGACGCCTTCGTGCAGCAAGTGTTCCAAGTCGCGTATTTCGCGCTTTACGGCCGCTTTGAGACCGTATACGAGCCCGCCATGACCAAAGCGTTCCAAAACGGCCGTACAGAGGCAATCCGCTCTGTCACAGAGCAATCCAAGCTCTTTGTCAAGTCGCTGCTGGACCAGGATGCCTCGGACGCCTCCAAAATTCAGCTCTTACACGACGCCTGCACGGCGCACTCGCAAATCACCAGGGAGTGCTCGCAGGGTCTGGGCCAGGATCGTCACTTGTATGCGCTTTACTGTATCTGGAATCAGTGGTACAAGGACAAGGCGGACCTCCCACCCATCTTCCAGGACAAATCCTGGACTACCATGCAGAACAACGTCTTAAGTACCTCCAACTGCGGTAACCCCTGCCTCAAAAGTTTCGGGTTCGGACCCGTCACCGCCAACGGCTTCGGCATCGGCTACATCATCAGAGACCACTCCATCTCCGTGGTCGTGTCTTCAAGGCATCGCCAGACGGCTCGGTTTGCCTCGCTCATGGAAAAGTCGCTGCTTGAGATCGACCGGATCTTCAAGCGCCAACAAGCCCGCGCAGCAAAACCTGTTGCCAGGGCCACGGCTGGTGCCAACACCAAATCGGAAGACATGAAGTACTTGTTGTCCGGCTATGATTACTTTGATGTGAGCGTCTCGGGTTGA
- the SWH1 gene encoding oxysterol-binding protein related protein SWH1 (Protein similar to mammalian oxysterol-binding protein~similar to YAR042W), with protein MEQPDLSSVVISKPLLKLKLLDALRQGSFANLKDLLQKQFQPLDDPNVQQVLHLMLHYAVQVAPMAVIKDIVHHWITATGATFLNIHLDLNEQDSNGNTPLHIAAYQSRGDIVAFLLDQATINDCVLNHSHLQAIEMCKNLNIAQMMQVKRSTYVAETAQEFRTAFNNRDFGHLESILSSPRNAELLDINGMDPETGDTVLHEFVKKRDVIMCRWLLEHGADPFKRDRKGKLPIELVRKVNENDTATNTKIAIDIELKKLLERATREQSVIDVTNNNLHEAPTYKGYLKKWTNFAQGYKLRWFILSSDGKLSYYIDQADTKNACRGSLNMSSCSLHLDSSEKLKFEIIGGNNGVIRWHLKGNHPIETNRWVWAIQGAIRYAKDREILLHNGSYSPSLALSHGLSPKMSNKENLHATSKRLTKSPYLSKSTLTQNVQGGVDDNDNDDDNADNNNNNNNDNDDDDDDDDENRPLIEPLPLISSRSQSLSEIASGSHSRKSAVSSTRAGIPSDDERYSDDDSDDDGNSSYTVENGGEGDGDEDLNAIYGPYIQKLHMLQRSISIELASLNELLQDKQQHDEYWNTVNTSIETVSEYFDKLNRLTSQREKRMIAQMTKQRDVNNVWIQSVKDLEMELVDKDEKLVALDKERKNLKKMLQKKLNNQPPVETEANEDSDDANSMIKGSQESTNTLEEIVKFIENTKESDEDSDADEFFDAEEAASEEKANDSENLPTDKKTPADETPQEEATEDESLLVISSPQVEKKNQLLKEESFVGYEDPVRTRLALDEDNRPKIGLWSVLKSMVGQDLTKLTLPVSFNEPTSLLQRVSEDIEYSHILDQAATFEDSSLRMLYVAAFTASMYASTTNRVSKPFNPLLGETFEYARPDGQYRFFTEQVSHHPPISATWTESPKWDFYGECNVDSSFNGRTFAVQHLGLWYITIRPDHNRGVSEETYSWKKPNNTVIGILMGKPQVDNSGDVKVTNHTTGDYCMLHYKAHGWTSAGAYEVRGEVFNKNDEKLWVLGGHWNDSIYGKKVTAIGGELTLDRIKTANSATGGPKLDGSKFLIWKANERPSVPFNLTSFALTLNSLPPHLVPYLAPTDSRLRPDQRAMENGEYDKAAEEKHRVEVKQRAAKKEREQRGEEYRPKWFVQEEHPVTKSLYWKFNGEYWTKRKNHDFKDCADIF; from the coding sequence ATGGAACAACCCGATCTATCATCCGTGGTCATAAGCAAGCCGCTGCTGAAGTTGAAACTTCTCGACGCCCTACGCCAGGGAAGTTTCGCAAACTTGAAAGATCTCCTACAGAAACAATTCCAGCCGCTAGACGACCCAAACGTCCAACAAGTGCTCCATCTCATGCTCCACTACGCCGTGCAGGTTGCCCCCATGGCAGTGATAAAGGATATCGTCCACCATTGGATCACCGCCACCGGTGCCACTTTTTTAAACATCCATCTTGATCTAAACGAACAGGACTCCAACGGCAACACCCCATTGCACATCGCCGCCTACCAGTCCCGCGGTGACATAGTAGCTTTCCTCTTGGACCAGGCCACCATCAACGACTGCGTGCTCAACCACTCTCACTTACAGGCCATCGAAATGTGCAAGAACCTAAACATCGCGCAGATGATGCAGGTGAAACGCTCCACATACGTCGCGGAGACCGCCCAGGAATTCAGAACAGCCTTTAACAACAGGGACTTCGGCCACCTAGAATCCATCCTCTCCAGCCCTCGAAACGCAGAACTGCTCGACATCAACGGCATGGACCCAGAGACCGGCGATACCGTCCTGCACGAATTCGTTAAGAAAAGAGACGTCATCATGTGCCGCTGGCTGCTTGAACACGGCGCAGACCCCTTCAAGAGAGACCGGAAGGGAAAACTGCCCATCGAACTCGTCAGGAAAGTCAACGAAAACGACACCGCCACAAACACCAAGATCGCTATCGATATCGAACTGAAAAAACTATTGGAGAGGGCCACCAGGGAACAAAGCGTCATCGACGTCACAAACAACAACTTGCACGAGGCCCCTACTTACAAGGGctacttgaaaaaatggaccAACTTCGCTCAAGGCTACAAACTGCGTTGGTTCATCCTTAGTAGCGATGGCAAACTGTCGTACTACATCGATCAGGCTGACACTAAGAACGCGTGTAGGGGCTCATTGAATATGTCTTCGTGCTCCTTGCATTTGGATTCgtctgaaaaattgaagttcGAAATTATCGGCGGTAACAACGGCGTCATCAGGTGGCATTTAAAGGGGAACCATCCTATCGAGACAAACAGGTGGGTCTGGGCCATCCAGGGCGCCATAAGATACGCAAAGGACAGAGAGATTCTGCTGCACAATGGCAGCTACTCGCCATCTTTGGCCTTAAGCCATGGCTTGTCACCCAAAATGtccaataaagaaaacttGCATGCAACTTCAAAACGGTTAACCAAGAGCCCGTACCTGTCTAAATCCACACTGACACAAAACGTTCAAGGGGGTGTCGATGATAACGATAATGACGATGACAATGCtgacaacaacaacaataataataatgataatgatgacgatgatgatgatgatgatgaaaatagaCCCCTCATAGAACCATTGCCGCTGATTTCATCTAGAAGCCAAAGCTTAAGCGAGATCGCTTCCGGTTCACACTCTAGGAAGTCCGCAGTTTCGTCTACGAGGGCCGGTATACCATCGGATGACGAGCGTTACTCTGACGACGATTCTGATGACGACGGTAATTCCTCTTACACAGTGGAGAACGGCGGTGAAGGTGATGGCGATGAAGATCTGAACGCCATTTATGGTCCGTACATTCAAAAACTACATATGCTACAAAGATCTATTTCCATTGAGTTGGCATCGTTGAACGAACTACTGCAAGATAAACAACAACACGATGAATACTGGAACACGGTAAATACTTCTATTGAAACCGTCAGCGAATATTTCGACAAATTAAATCGTTTGACCTCTCAAAGGGAAAAGAGAATGATTGCCCAAATGACCAAGCAGCGTGATGTTAACAATGTTTGGATCCAATCCGTGAAAGATCTGGAAATGGAATTGGTTGACAAAGACGAAAAATTGGTTGCCTTGGATAAAGAACGGaagaatctgaaaaaaatgctgcaaaaaaaattgaacaatcAACCACCTGTTGAAACGGAGGCCAACGAAGATTCTGATGATGCGAACTCAATGATAAAAGGATCTCAAGAGTCAACAAATACCCTTGAGGAAATCGTAAAATTTATCGAGAACACAAAGGAAAGTGATGAGGATTCAGACGCGGACGAGTTCTTCGACGCAGAAGAAGCAGCCTCCGAAGAAAAGGCCAATGATTCGGAAAACTTACCCACAGATAAAAAGACCCCAGCTGATGAGACACCACAAGAAGAAGCCACAGAAGACGAGAGCCTTCTTGTGATCAGTTCCCCACAGgtagaaaagaagaaccaACTATTAAAAGAGGAATCGTTTGTCGGGTATGAAGATCCAGTGAGAACCAGACTGGCTTTGGACGAAGATAACCGTCCCAAGATTGGTCTTTGGTCCGTTTTAAAGTCTATGGTCGGTCAAGACCTAACGAAATTGACTCTACCAGTATCGTTCAATGAACCAACATCCCTACTACAGAGAGTTTCCGAGGATATCGAATATTCTCATATCCTTGATCAAGCTGCCACTTTTGAAGACTCATCTTTAAGAATGCTATATGTAGCTGCCTTCACTGCGTCAATGTACGCATCTACAACTAACAGGGTCTCTAAACCATTTAATCCCTTACTCGGtgaaacttttgaatatGCCAGGCCTGATGGCCAATATCGATTCTTCACCGAACAAGTTTCTCACCACCCACCTATCTCTGCTACTTGGACAGAATCACCTAAATGGGATTTCTACGGTGAATGCAATGTTGATTCGTCATTCAATGGACGCACATTTGCTGTACAGCATTTGGGATTGTGGTACATTACTATTCGTCCCGATCATAATAGAGGTGTTTCCGAGGAAACTTACTCCTGGAAAAAACCAAATAACACTGTTATCGGTATTTTAATGGGGAAACCACAAGTTGACAACAGCGGGGACGTCAAAGTCACAAACCATACCACGGGCGATTATTGTATGTTACATTATAAAGCCCATGGTTGGACCTCAGCCGGTGCATATGAAGTTAGAGGTGAAGTatttaataaaaatgatgaaaaattatggGTTCTTGGTGGACATTGGAATGATTCCATCTACGGGAAAAAAGTGACTGCCATAGGTGGGGAATTGACCTTGGACAGAATAAAGACGGCAAATTCTGCCACAGGAGGACCAAAATTAGATGGGTCTAAGTTTTTAATATGGAAAGCGAACGAAAGGCCTTCAGTGCCATTTAATCTAACATCATTTGCATTGACTTTGAATTCTTTACCACCTCACTTGGTGCCATATTTAGCGCCCACGGATAGTCGTCTAAGGCCTGATCAAAGAGCTATGGAAAACGGTGAATACGATAAAGCTGCCGAGGAAAAGCATCGTGTTGAAGTCAAGCAAAGGgcagcaaaaaaagaaagggaaCAAAGGGGAGAGGAATACAGACCAAAATGGTTTGTTCAAGAGGAACACCCCGTTACCAAGAGTCTATACTGGAAATTCAATGGTGAGTACTGgaccaaaagaaaaaatcatgACTTTAAAGATTGTGCTGATATTTTCTAA